A portion of the Microlunatus phosphovorus NM-1 genome contains these proteins:
- a CDS encoding NAD(P)/FAD-dependent oxidoreductase: MSTLQYRHVAVLGGGIFGASTAAQLARRGVRVTLVTEQRLASGASGRSLAWLNAASNWPLPYYSIRVTGIERWRTWAAQHAESARYLRFTGGLMWADEAGGESLRELFALQRERGYPTRWVGAEEIPAVAPGVDPAAIAAEGAIFNPGEGWVDLPSVIAILAAEVVQRGGVVIEDAGRCSPIVEGGCAVGVRTASGPDLRADAVLLATGPSVPGQLDELGIHLGTSSPAAFVAFTKPLDTPLAATLNTPHVAIRRTVDGALAMDSGWSERSIIVADDGSLEIPDDVVRRLLEEGSRVLDGHPRLELDHIGSGYKPVPADGEPVYGQIEEIPGLYVAFSHSGATQGLLTGELLAEEIATGFVSPLTAGFRPGRFRSATTA; encoded by the coding sequence ATGAGCACTCTGCAGTATCGGCACGTCGCGGTTCTCGGCGGCGGGATCTTCGGCGCCTCGACCGCCGCCCAGCTCGCCCGAAGAGGTGTGCGGGTGACGTTGGTGACGGAGCAGCGGCTGGCCAGCGGTGCCTCCGGACGCTCCCTCGCCTGGCTGAACGCGGCGTCGAACTGGCCGCTGCCGTACTACTCGATCCGGGTCACCGGCATCGAACGCTGGCGTACCTGGGCGGCGCAGCATGCCGAATCCGCACGCTATCTGCGCTTCACCGGCGGGCTGATGTGGGCCGACGAGGCCGGCGGCGAGTCGCTGCGCGAGCTGTTCGCCCTGCAGCGCGAGCGCGGCTATCCGACTCGCTGGGTCGGCGCCGAAGAGATCCCCGCGGTCGCGCCCGGCGTGGACCCGGCCGCCATCGCCGCCGAGGGGGCGATCTTCAATCCCGGCGAGGGCTGGGTGGACCTGCCGTCGGTGATCGCGATTCTCGCCGCCGAGGTGGTCCAGCGAGGTGGGGTGGTGATCGAGGATGCCGGCAGGTGCAGCCCGATCGTCGAGGGCGGCTGCGCCGTAGGCGTGCGGACCGCGTCCGGACCGGACCTCCGCGCCGACGCGGTGCTGCTGGCCACCGGACCGTCGGTGCCCGGCCAACTCGACGAACTCGGAATTCACCTCGGCACCTCCAGCCCGGCCGCGTTCGTCGCCTTCACCAAGCCGCTCGACACCCCGCTCGCCGCGACACTCAACACCCCGCACGTCGCCATCAGGCGCACCGTCGACGGTGCCCTCGCCATGGACTCCGGATGGTCCGAGCGCTCGATCATCGTCGCCGACGACGGCTCTCTCGAGATCCCGGACGACGTCGTCCGGCGACTGCTGGAAGAGGGCAGCCGGGTGCTCGACGGGCATCCGAGGCTCGAACTGGACCACATCGGATCAGGCTACAAGCCCGTCCCCGCCGACGGCGAGCCCGTCTACGGCCAGATCGAGGAGATTCCCGGCCTGTACGTCGCCTTCAGCCACAGCGGGGCGACCCAGGGCCTCCTCACCGGTGAACTGCTCGCCGAGGAGATCGCCACCGGTTTTGTCTCGCCGCTGACGGCAGGATTCCGGCCCGGACGATTCAGGTCGGCGACGACTGCCTGA
- a CDS encoding acyl-CoA thioesterase produces the protein MPQSVGELLDLLELEEIEVGLYRGKQPKTALQRVFGGQVLAQALMASSDTVPADRRLHSMHAYFIRPGRTDVPIVFGVENLRDGGSFSSRRVVARQGGSVIFFAASSFHRPEDGFEHQDAMPSDVPAPEECPILSDVMSSVTGRPRSLWESEWGALEVRYIGDSRRGGTLTDPEHPARSRVWIRTAGDIPDDPRLHQSALAYGSDLTLLSASTTPHEVFLGFNVQGASLDHVMWFHRPFRADRWLLYDQVSPSASSALGLSTGRLFQDGQLVCTVAQEGLIRPLRRG, from the coding sequence ATGCCCCAGTCCGTAGGTGAGCTGCTTGATCTGCTGGAGCTCGAGGAGATCGAGGTCGGGCTCTACCGAGGCAAGCAGCCGAAGACTGCGCTGCAGCGGGTCTTCGGCGGACAGGTATTGGCGCAGGCGCTGATGGCGTCGTCGGACACTGTGCCGGCGGACCGTCGGCTGCATTCGATGCACGCCTATTTCATCCGCCCGGGACGGACCGACGTGCCGATCGTGTTCGGCGTGGAGAATCTGCGAGACGGTGGATCCTTCTCCTCCCGACGCGTGGTGGCTCGGCAGGGCGGCTCGGTGATCTTCTTCGCCGCGTCGTCGTTCCATCGTCCCGAGGACGGGTTCGAGCACCAGGACGCGATGCCGTCCGACGTACCTGCGCCGGAGGAGTGCCCGATCCTCAGCGATGTCATGTCGAGTGTCACCGGGCGCCCGCGATCGCTCTGGGAGAGCGAATGGGGTGCGCTGGAGGTCCGCTACATCGGTGACTCACGTCGGGGCGGCACCTTGACCGATCCGGAGCATCCGGCACGCAGCCGGGTATGGATCCGAACCGCCGGCGACATACCCGACGACCCTCGGTTGCACCAGAGCGCGCTGGCGTACGGGAGCGACCTGACCCTGCTGTCGGCGTCGACGACGCCGCACGAGGTGTTCCTTGGCTTCAACGTCCAAGGCGCCTCGCTCGACCACGTGATGTGGTTCCACCGTCCGTTCCGGGCCGACCGCTGGCTGCTCTATGACCAGGTGTCGCCCTCAGCATCCTCAGCGCTGGGACTCTCGACCGGACGGCTCTTCCAGGACGGCCAACTGGTCTGCACCGTGGCTCAGGAAGGCCTGATCCGTCCGCTGCGCCGGGGTTGA
- a CDS encoding RNA polymerase sigma factor, whose translation MTPPSEVHLSAPAVEAATGRAQQVSAPVAKKASAKKAPARLQAVDADASATTKAAAKKRPAKKAPAKKAAAPQAKATAAKGDGAEVPELKPDAVDLVVEDIELDTDDDGNGATSVEVAVDGDEVVVKVGKKRTLDDVDESTFEPATEAKLEGELTEDQGFTLSEADDADEPEQQVMAAGATADPVKDYLKQIGKVALLNAEQEVELAKRIEAGLFADEMLNDDAVTVERSDLDDYEWIAEDGRRAKNHLLEANLRLVVSLAKRYTGRGMLFLDLIQEGNLGLIRAVEKFDYTKGYKFSTYATWWIRQAITRAMADQARTIRIPVHMVEVINKLARVQRQMLQDLGREPTPEELAKELDMTPEKVVEVQKYGREPISLHTPLGEDGDSEFGDLIEDSEAVVPADAVSFTLLQEQLHDVLDTLSEREAGVVSMRFGLTDGQPKTLDEIGKVYGVTRERIRQIESKTMSKLRHPSRSQVLRDYLD comes from the coding sequence GTGACACCCCCCTCCGAAGTCCATCTGTCAGCTCCGGCCGTGGAGGCCGCGACCGGCAGAGCGCAACAGGTCAGCGCTCCCGTGGCGAAGAAGGCGAGCGCCAAGAAGGCGCCCGCTCGGCTGCAGGCTGTGGACGCGGATGCGTCGGCGACCACGAAGGCTGCCGCGAAGAAGAGGCCCGCCAAGAAGGCGCCGGCCAAGAAGGCCGCGGCGCCACAGGCGAAGGCGACGGCCGCCAAGGGCGATGGCGCCGAGGTCCCCGAGCTGAAGCCGGATGCCGTCGACCTGGTGGTCGAGGACATCGAGTTGGACACCGACGACGACGGAAACGGCGCCACCAGTGTCGAGGTCGCCGTGGACGGCGACGAGGTCGTGGTGAAGGTCGGCAAGAAGCGGACTTTGGACGACGTCGACGAGTCCACCTTCGAGCCGGCCACGGAGGCCAAGCTGGAGGGCGAGCTCACCGAGGATCAGGGCTTCACGCTGTCCGAGGCCGACGATGCCGACGAGCCCGAGCAGCAGGTGATGGCGGCCGGCGCCACGGCGGATCCGGTCAAGGACTATCTGAAGCAGATCGGCAAGGTCGCGCTGCTGAACGCCGAGCAGGAGGTCGAGCTCGCCAAGCGGATCGAGGCCGGCCTGTTCGCCGACGAGATGTTGAACGACGACGCCGTCACGGTGGAGCGTTCCGACCTCGATGACTACGAGTGGATCGCCGAGGACGGTCGGCGGGCCAAGAACCACCTGCTGGAGGCCAACCTCCGCCTGGTCGTGTCGCTGGCCAAGCGCTACACCGGCCGCGGCATGCTGTTCTTGGACCTCATCCAGGAGGGCAACCTCGGTCTGATCCGTGCGGTGGAGAAGTTCGACTACACCAAGGGCTACAAGTTCTCCACGTACGCGACCTGGTGGATCCGGCAGGCCATCACCCGCGCCATGGCCGATCAGGCCCGCACCATCCGCATCCCGGTGCACATGGTCGAGGTCATCAACAAGCTCGCTCGGGTGCAGCGGCAGATGCTGCAGGACCTCGGTCGCGAACCCACCCCGGAGGAGCTCGCCAAGGAGCTCGACATGACCCCGGAGAAGGTCGTCGAGGTCCAGAAGTACGGTCGCGAGCCGATCTCGCTGCACACCCCGCTGGGCGAGGACGGCGACTCCGAGTTCGGTGACCTGATCGAGGACTCCGAGGCTGTGGTGCCGGCCGACGCGGTCAGCTTCACGCTGCTGCAGGAGCAGCTGCACGATGTCTTGGACACCTTGTCCGAGCGCGAAGCAGGTGTGGTGTCGATGCGCTTCGGCCTGACCGACGGCCAGCCCAAGACGCTGGACGAGATCGGCAAGGTCTACGGCGTCACCCGCGAGCGGATCCGCCAGATCGAGTCCAAGACGATGTCGAAGCTCCGGCACCCGTCCCGCTCCCAGGTTCTGCGGGACTACCTGGACTGA
- a CDS encoding DUF7455 domain-containing protein, which translates to MTTTVVEETALNAADRCDRCGAQAYVRVIMASGFELLFCAHHSKEHADKLKQVALRIHDETERIK; encoded by the coding sequence ATGACCACCACCGTCGTCGAAGAGACCGCTTTGAATGCGGCCGACCGCTGCGATCGCTGCGGAGCGCAGGCCTACGTTCGAGTCATCATGGCAAGCGGATTCGAGCTTCTCTTCTGTGCACACCACAGCAAGGAGCACGCGGACAAGCTCAAGCAGGTCGCCCTGCGCATCCATGACGAGACCGAGCGCATCAAGTAG
- a CDS encoding S9 family peptidase: MSESQLIDPALVVPVADLRPVRREHHGDLFEDPYEWLRDKNDPAVIAYLEAENAYTEARTAHLKDLTEAIFTEIKTRTQETDLSVPTYTVHTDPSTGAALAYWYYTRTVEGLEYAIYCRTPALAGPDSPPQTDGPIGGEEILLDGNVEADGEEFFSLGAFTVSGSGQLLAYATDTAGDERFRLRVKDLSTGELLADEIDDIAYGVAWAGEEHLFYTRADAAWRPHLVLRHRLGTDPAADAEVLSEPDERFWVGVSASRDRQWIVLGAGSKLTSEYRLLSANDPEGEPRLVAPRRQGVEYDVEPAGDRLLIVHNDGATDFELAQAPLDATSHEQWTPVLPHTLGIRILDVAAYSDYAVVSLRRDGLTAVHVLPRDTDGSLLPGADIAFDEPLFDVYAVGGPNYVTQTIRIGFDSLVTPPTVYDYDLAARELTLRKQTPVLPGPDGRAYDPSRYVQERGWATATDGTSIPLSIVRRADVPLDGTAPALLYGYGSYEISIEPSFSIPRLSLLDRGFVYAIAHIRGGGELGRSWYEQGKTLTKKNTFTDFITAADFLVEHGYTSRDRLAAAGGSAGGMLMGAVANLAPERFRAIHAAVPFVDSLTTILDPELPLTVIEWEEWGDPLHDPEVYAYMKSYTPYENVRPMAYPAILATTSLNDTRVYYVEPAKWVAALRRQATNGEERPILLKTEMVAGHGGVSGRYQAWREKAFEYAWLIDQVD, encoded by the coding sequence GTGTCCGAGTCCCAGCTGATCGACCCTGCCCTCGTTGTCCCCGTCGCCGACCTGCGTCCGGTGCGTCGGGAGCATCACGGTGACCTCTTCGAGGACCCGTACGAGTGGCTGCGGGACAAGAACGACCCGGCGGTGATCGCCTATCTGGAGGCGGAGAATGCCTACACCGAAGCGCGGACCGCCCACCTGAAGGACCTCACCGAGGCCATCTTCACCGAGATCAAGACCCGGACCCAGGAGACCGATCTGTCGGTGCCGACCTACACGGTGCACACCGATCCCTCGACCGGTGCCGCCCTGGCGTACTGGTACTACACCCGCACGGTCGAAGGCCTGGAGTACGCCATCTACTGCCGGACGCCGGCACTGGCCGGCCCCGACTCACCCCCGCAGACCGACGGCCCGATCGGCGGTGAGGAGATCCTGCTGGATGGGAACGTCGAAGCCGACGGCGAGGAGTTCTTCTCCCTCGGTGCCTTCACCGTGTCCGGCTCCGGCCAGTTGCTGGCGTACGCGACCGACACCGCCGGTGATGAGCGCTTCCGACTCCGCGTCAAGGACCTCAGCACGGGCGAGTTGCTGGCAGACGAGATCGACGACATCGCGTACGGGGTCGCCTGGGCAGGCGAGGAGCACCTGTTCTACACCCGAGCTGACGCGGCCTGGCGCCCTCACCTGGTGCTCCGACACCGGCTCGGCACCGACCCCGCCGCCGACGCGGAGGTGCTCAGCGAGCCCGACGAACGATTCTGGGTCGGCGTCAGCGCCAGCCGGGACCGGCAGTGGATCGTGCTCGGCGCGGGAAGCAAGCTGACCAGTGAGTACCGACTACTGTCGGCCAACGATCCCGAGGGCGAGCCACGGCTGGTCGCCCCGCGACGCCAGGGGGTCGAGTACGACGTGGAGCCGGCCGGCGATCGGCTGCTGATCGTGCACAACGACGGTGCCACCGACTTCGAACTCGCGCAGGCCCCGTTGGACGCGACCAGCCACGAACAATGGACGCCGGTGCTGCCCCACACCCTCGGCATACGCATCCTGGACGTCGCTGCCTATTCCGACTATGCGGTGGTGTCGCTGCGGCGCGACGGGCTGACCGCGGTGCACGTACTCCCCCGCGACACCGACGGATCACTGCTCCCCGGCGCCGACATCGCCTTCGACGAGCCGCTGTTCGACGTCTACGCGGTGGGCGGTCCGAACTACGTCACTCAGACCATCCGGATCGGCTTCGACTCGCTGGTCACCCCGCCGACCGTGTACGACTACGATCTCGCCGCCCGCGAGTTGACCTTGCGTAAGCAGACCCCGGTGCTGCCCGGCCCGGACGGACGTGCCTACGACCCGAGCCGGTACGTCCAGGAGCGCGGCTGGGCGACCGCGACCGACGGCACCTCGATTCCCCTCTCGATCGTGCGCCGCGCCGATGTGCCCCTGGACGGGACGGCCCCCGCGCTGCTCTACGGCTACGGCTCGTACGAGATCTCGATCGAGCCCAGCTTCTCGATCCCCCGGCTGTCACTGCTGGATCGCGGCTTCGTGTACGCGATCGCGCACATCCGCGGCGGTGGCGAGCTCGGCCGATCCTGGTACGAACAAGGCAAGACCCTGACCAAGAAGAACACCTTCACCGACTTCATCACCGCCGCGGACTTCCTGGTCGAGCACGGTTACACCAGTCGGGATCGGCTCGCGGCGGCCGGCGGCAGCGCCGGTGGGATGCTGATGGGCGCGGTCGCCAACCTGGCTCCGGAGCGATTCCGGGCGATCCATGCCGCGGTGCCGTTCGTGGACTCGCTGACCACGATCCTCGACCCTGAGCTGCCGCTCACGGTGATCGAGTGGGAAGAGTGGGGCGACCCGCTGCACGACCCCGAGGTCTACGCCTATATGAAGTCCTACACACCGTACGAGAACGTCCGACCGATGGCCTATCCGGCGATCCTGGCGACGACGAGCCTCAACGACACCCGGGTCTACTACGTCGAGCCGGCCAAGTGGGTGGCCGCGTTGCGTCGGCAGGCGACCAACGGCGAGGAACGACCGATCCTGCTCAAAACCGAGATGGTCGCCGGACACGGCGGAGTCAGCGGGCGCTATCAGGCCTGGCGGGAGAAGGCGTTCGAGTACGCCTGGCTGATCGACCAGGTGGACTAA
- a CDS encoding proteasome assembly chaperone family protein — translation MMDPRLLYTVHEDVLAGLAGHRPVLLHQLDGFIDAGQAGRILTANLIEQLESEVVAEFDHDQLHDYRSRRPAMIYDTNQWRSYADLQLRLHKVTDEHGEVFLLLSGPEPDVQWERLAAAVIGLIEVLDVRLTVTLHGIPMAVPHTRPVMATAHATDTELVKGYRSWIDRVEVPASFTGLLEYRLGQLDRKAMGFAAHVPHYLAQAAFPEAGLALTRLLNSATGLAVPVESLGEASATNMADINAEMAQSTEVQELVATLEQQYDTMAADESQQVPSADEIAAEFERFLAERDRTEE, via the coding sequence ATGATGGACCCACGACTGCTTTACACGGTGCACGAGGATGTGCTGGCTGGCCTCGCTGGCCATCGTCCGGTGCTCCTGCATCAGCTGGACGGGTTCATTGATGCTGGCCAGGCGGGCCGGATCCTGACCGCCAACCTGATCGAGCAACTCGAGTCGGAGGTGGTCGCGGAGTTCGACCATGACCAGCTGCACGACTACCGCAGCCGGCGGCCCGCGATGATCTACGACACCAACCAGTGGCGCTCGTACGCCGATCTGCAGTTGCGGCTGCACAAGGTGACCGATGAGCACGGCGAGGTGTTCCTGCTGCTGAGCGGGCCGGAGCCTGATGTGCAGTGGGAACGACTCGCCGCCGCGGTGATCGGGTTGATCGAGGTGCTGGACGTGCGGCTGACGGTGACCTTGCACGGCATCCCGATGGCGGTGCCGCATACCCGCCCGGTGATGGCGACCGCCCACGCTACCGACACTGAGCTGGTCAAGGGCTATCGGAGCTGGATCGACCGGGTTGAGGTGCCCGCCAGCTTCACCGGGCTGCTGGAGTACCGACTGGGACAGCTGGACCGCAAAGCGATGGGCTTCGCCGCACATGTGCCGCACTATCTGGCCCAGGCCGCCTTCCCCGAGGCCGGGCTGGCACTGACTCGGCTGCTCAACAGCGCGACCGGTCTGGCGGTCCCTGTGGAATCACTGGGGGAGGCATCGGCCACGAACATGGCCGACATCAACGCCGAGATGGCCCAGTCGACCGAGGTGCAGGAGTTGGTCGCGACCTTGGAGCAGCAGTACGACACCATGGCCGCCGACGAGAGCCAGCAGGTGCCCAGCGCCGACGAGATCGCCGCTGAGTTCGAGCGATTCCTGGCCGAGCGTGACCGCACCGAGGAGTGA
- a CDS encoding universal stress protein: MTDETERGSAAAESVIVVGYSPKPEGRAALERSVSEARLRGSRLIVVHTSPEPEVAELTAELDAAGVAYEVASTVDGLDPAEELISTANRTDAEFIVIGLRRRSPVGKLLLGSNAQRVLLDASCPVLAVKAE; this comes from the coding sequence GTGACCGATGAGACCGAGCGTGGGTCGGCGGCGGCTGAATCGGTCATCGTGGTCGGCTATTCGCCCAAGCCGGAGGGCCGGGCGGCGCTGGAGCGTTCCGTGTCCGAAGCCCGGTTGCGCGGATCGCGGCTGATCGTGGTCCACACCTCGCCGGAGCCGGAGGTGGCCGAGCTCACCGCTGAGCTGGATGCGGCCGGCGTGGCGTACGAGGTGGCGTCGACCGTCGACGGCCTCGATCCGGCCGAGGAACTGATCAGCACAGCCAACCGCACCGACGCCGAGTTCATCGTCATCGGTCTGCGGCGACGCTCGCCGGTGGGCAAGCTGCTGCTGGGGAGCAATGCACAGCGGGTGCTGCTGGATGCCAGCTGCCCGGTGCTTGCCGTCAAGGCTGAGTAG
- a CDS encoding sigma-70 family RNA polymerase sigma factor: MVAPSTRNRVSDGIDGKDAVGLYLEGIAKTPLLTAAEEVELAKTIEVGLYAEKIRSGMVTSAERGDNPSQPTEEELDFLIEDGRRALQRFVTANLRLVVSVARKYGRSQMPLLDLVQEGNTGLIRAVEKFDYTKGFKFSTYGTWWVRQSISRGIAQQGRIVRLPVHVAEQVNQVGAVRRTLERRLGRDPELEEIADEMGIDTERVMDLIRYGREHVSLDAPVEEGGDTALGDLIAREPMPGPDEVYMDAEEHQRLESMLDELDERSADVVRRRYGLVDGRQAKLADIGAVWGITAERVRQIERHAIAKLRSKTVLAA; encoded by the coding sequence GTGGTAGCACCAAGCACACGCAATCGAGTTTCTGACGGTATAGATGGCAAGGACGCGGTGGGCCTCTACCTGGAGGGCATCGCGAAGACTCCGCTGCTGACCGCAGCGGAGGAGGTCGAGCTCGCCAAGACGATCGAGGTCGGCCTGTACGCGGAGAAGATCCGCTCCGGCATGGTGACATCGGCTGAGCGCGGCGACAACCCCAGCCAGCCCACCGAGGAAGAGCTGGATTTCTTGATCGAGGACGGCCGCCGGGCGCTGCAACGGTTCGTGACGGCCAACCTACGGCTGGTCGTCTCGGTGGCCCGCAAGTACGGGCGCTCCCAGATGCCGCTGCTCGACCTGGTCCAGGAGGGCAACACCGGTCTGATCCGGGCGGTGGAGAAGTTCGACTACACCAAGGGTTTCAAGTTCTCCACCTACGGCACCTGGTGGGTCCGGCAGTCGATCAGCCGCGGCATCGCACAGCAGGGCCGGATCGTCCGACTCCCGGTGCATGTCGCCGAACAGGTCAACCAGGTCGGTGCGGTGCGTCGGACCCTCGAGCGTCGACTCGGTCGCGATCCGGAGCTGGAGGAGATCGCCGACGAGATGGGCATCGACACCGAGCGTGTGATGGACCTGATCCGATACGGCCGCGAGCATGTCAGCCTGGATGCCCCGGTCGAAGAGGGTGGCGACACCGCACTCGGTGACCTGATCGCCCGTGAGCCGATGCCCGGCCCGGACGAGGTCTACATGGACGCCGAGGAGCACCAGCGACTGGAGTCGATGCTGGACGAGCTGGATGAGCGGTCCGCCGATGTCGTGCGTCGTCGCTATGGTCTCGTCGACGGCCGGCAGGCCAAGCTCGCCGACATCGGCGCGGTCTGGGGCATCACTGCGGAGCGGGTCCGCCAGATCGAGCGGCATGCCATCGCCAAGCTGCGGAGCAAGACGGTGCTCGCCGCCTGA
- a CDS encoding SMP-30/gluconolactonase/LRE family protein — translation MTTFQTHQVLCGGIGFPESLRWSDDALWYADWAAGAIYRLGPDLVPKEVARGGGFPLCFDLLATPDGPRPVLAADHPALAGLGEYPWNEVLLAADGSVYVNNIGFAYGEVDADQAGPVGFVALVRPDGSAERVADGLRFPNGMALDDNDRTLLVAESWGSRITAYAVGVDGQLSDRRVWAETPGLHPDGISLDPGDHTVWLADVGTCSCTRIAEGGEILDRVELPQPAFDCVAGDLGTGPTLYVAVNDFGDGEDSSAPGAGPAGRILAVEC, via the coding sequence ATGACGACGTTCCAAACACACCAGGTTCTCTGCGGCGGGATCGGCTTCCCTGAGTCTCTTCGCTGGTCCGACGATGCCTTGTGGTACGCCGACTGGGCCGCTGGGGCCATCTATCGGCTCGGCCCTGACCTGGTGCCGAAGGAGGTGGCTCGCGGCGGTGGCTTCCCGCTCTGCTTCGATCTGCTGGCGACCCCGGATGGGCCACGTCCAGTGCTGGCCGCGGATCATCCGGCCCTTGCCGGGCTCGGCGAGTACCCCTGGAACGAGGTGCTGCTGGCAGCTGACGGCTCCGTGTACGTCAACAACATCGGATTCGCCTACGGCGAGGTGGATGCCGACCAGGCTGGTCCAGTGGGTTTCGTCGCTCTGGTCCGACCGGACGGCAGCGCCGAGCGGGTAGCCGACGGCCTCCGTTTCCCGAACGGGATGGCGCTCGACGACAACGACCGGACCTTGCTGGTCGCGGAGTCCTGGGGGAGCCGGATCACGGCGTACGCGGTGGGAGTGGACGGGCAACTGAGCGATCGACGGGTCTGGGCCGAGACCCCTGGTCTGCATCCCGACGGCATCAGCCTGGACCCGGGCGACCACACGGTGTGGCTGGCCGACGTGGGCACCTGCAGCTGCACCCGGATCGCCGAGGGCGGTGAGATCCTCGATCGGGTCGAGTTGCCACAGCCGGCGTTCGACTGCGTGGCAGGCGATCTGGGCACCGGTCCGACGCTCTATGTCGCGGTCAACGACTTCGGGGACGGCGAGGACAGCAGCGCCCCAGGCGCCGGCCCGGCCGGCCGGATTCTCGCCGTGGAGTGTTAG